In Coffea arabica cultivar ET-39 chromosome 9e, Coffea Arabica ET-39 HiFi, whole genome shotgun sequence, the genomic window CTTCAGAGCATGTCCAAGATCAACACTCAAAATGTATACTTTTTATAGGCAGCAATCATAAAATTGAAGGTGTGTTCAGATATTCAGAAGGTTCTCTAAAATAAGGGGTAAGGATAGAACTTCAAGTGCAATTATTCTTCTCCCTTAAACAGAGAGGAAGCAAGGGGTCATGTCAGCCACAAGAAAAAGGCAGTGTTGTGGCATGGCTTAAAAGCAACTAAAAACGAATTCCAACTAATAGGATCAAGTACTATCTTCAAGGGACTACCTTCAGAAACAAGTCTTGGTGCAATATTAATTGGTCGCATGTAATGGGTAATGACTCCAACCGGCACAGGAGCAGCAGCAAGTGCAAGGTAAagctttttaacttttttctccTGATGAAATAACATACACTTTCAGAAGGAGAGCAGACCAAACCAACAAAACAATAAGACCAGTTGATACTAAATTCATAACAAGGACAGCAGAAAGCATATTGTGTTTCATTCAGCAAAAATTTCTAGCTTTTTGGTTTTAAATTGTCTGCAAATTCACTTTAGTTTTCTAGAGTTACTGCTCACCCTGATTTTCCCATGAAAAACTGAGCAATACTCCTTGGTTCTAGCTAAAACAACACTGCAAATAAATATGACACAATCAGGTTTCATCCAAAGAAGAGTAATAGATATGGAAGCCCATATTGATATTTTACCAGCCTTCAGTGCAATTATCAATCTGATGGGTAGTCATCAATGGACTTGTTAATCCTAATGCACGAGTAGCAAATGTTGCACAGCTTTCTTCAATATTGTCAGTAGTTCCTCCAACCTAATCAACAGAGAAATGCATAGTAACCCTTAGAAATCCTCATAAAACGAGGCAAGAAAATGTCAAATGAAAATACTAATTCTAGAATATACGATCTTGTCATGAAAGTGCATAAAGTGTCCACACCATCAAGAATCCATATCAACAGAATAGAGGACCCCTGTTGTTGACTAGTTTGTGCTCATGTTCTACAACAAAAGTCTATATATTACCTAAACACTCCATATTACCAATTAGTTCATTTAGAAAAATACAGTGGTCAACTAATTGATGAACTAGTGCTATAAAATCCTCTAACTTGAAATCAAAGAGAAATACTTCTAAACCATGGAGAAGGTTATCTTCCTCTGATTTGTTGTTGAAGGGGGATCCTAGAAGTTTTATCACATTTTGCTTCCAGAATAAGAATTAGTAGAGAATTCAATTGACTACAACATTTTTTATTCAGACTTGTATCAATTATCTAGGAGAACGTGGTGATAACTTAAGCAGAAAAGGAGCACATAGGTTATAAAAAGTTGCAGAATATTCCAATGCTGAACAACATCATACATACTGATGTACCAGCTGGTTTGTCCAGAATAACATAGGATTCCGTTATGGCAACAATTCTTGATCTCCAATCTATTTCATAGCACCTGATAATGATTGAAAAAACAACATTATAGGAAGGGTAATCATAGATCTAATAAACTGGTCGTGGGTACTTAAATGATTACCTCGGAAAACGTTTTGGGTGTACATGCACACGTAAATAGGTTCCAGCTTCAACAAACTCATCAGCACGAGTTATCCGATAAGTTTTCTGTGCTTCACGAACAGTTTTCCCTTTAACGGAGGCTCGGTTTTTGAGAACTGATGGAGCTGTAACTTCTTTATATGTTTTAATTTGCTCAGGAGTGGCACTAGGGGGAGGCTTTGGACATACCAGAGCATAATACACAGCTCCAAAATGAATAAGATCTGCAACAAACCTTTCAAGATGAAATATACATAATTCAACACATCTTTGTTATTCATGTTCTAGCACCTCAATATCCTATTCAGCCTCTTAAAGACAATGGCACAAAGAAGAGATACTCACAGTGGAGGGAGATCTAAAGAGTTACTAATATAATCAAGCACAGGCCCTCCTTCCTTAACAACTAAGTGTTCCACTCTTGGTGGGCCATTCTCTGACGGACATGGAAGCAAGCGGCCATATTTTCGGAAGCTGAGGCAAATTATGTTGAAAAACAAGTTATGTGGATTAAAATGAAAGTAGAAATACACCGAAACTGGAATGGCTTTTCCCAATTTTATCAAACATATTATCGAAACTACAAAAGATGCTAAAATTCTTGAAATATGCTAAAAAGTCCACGTCCTTGTCAGCACCAATATGGTGCTTCATGGATTAAATAGAGGATGTTTCTCATTTAAGAGATAAAGTAAGTTTGATAACATCATTGCTGAATCTATTTCCTACCTGCttttcattacattttcatgcttaTTAAGTACACAACAACAGACAGAGTAGTTATTCAGAATATCTTTTACATGCACATATAGATCAatcctataaaaaaaaaattttcaaagaaaaataaccAGCCCTGATGTCTATGGAAGCCAAAGTTATCCAAGGACAACATGATCCCTGTCAAACCATCAATAGCTTGTATTCATCTTCAAAATCCACAGCCATGACACGACTGGACTATATTCAGGTACAAGAGATATTTTAATCATGTCTATGAGATGCAATGTGTTATTCACTCCAAATAACTACATTAATATAGCAATCATAGGCCATTTTCAGTTCAAGCTATACAACAGAATTGCTCAAAAACAACTATGATGAGACATCAATGTCTGGAATCTGGAATCAAACAATGCTATGAAATGGATAAACTCAAACATGTTGCTAGGAAGAGTAGATAGATAATAAAAGCTTTATTCTTGACTCACAGAATTGCTCAAAATCAACTATGACGAGACATCAAATGTTTGGAATCAAACAACGCTGTGAAATGGATAACCTCAAATATGTCGTAGGAAGAGTAGATAGGAACCTACATCAATTTTTACTATTCTATGGGAATGCTGCTTAACCTACAGCAATACCAATACATCAATCTTTACTATCCCCATATCCCTTTTGCAATGTTGCTTCATTTCCAGTTTCCAGCCCACCAAATcatatagtaatttttttttttaaagaaatctTTTTTAGGTCTTTGATGCATAGACATTGGTAAGCTTTAAGGCAGTGGTCAAGCAACAGCAACTTTCAGACCCCATGTAGAAGATAAATGAGTCACAATCATCAGGAACCCACCAATTTTCAAACGTTTAAGCGATTATTAATATATTCTCAGAAAACCCAAATTTCAAAAAGCcagataagtttttttttttaaagaagggTCTAACAAACTGATAACAGCAAACAAAAAAAGGTTAACACCTATACTGGTTATAATATGTGGGAAAAGATAAGAAGTACCCATTTGAGGAAACAGAGTCAGGAGTTGAGTCAACATTCGAAGAAGCAGTGGATTGACAGCTAAAGCTTCTATATCGGCTTCTGGCTCGTGAATCCCAGGTGATAAAGTTTGAGTTTTTCTGGTAATTTTCTGTCCAAAAATGGTTAGAGGCTAATCTGCAAACCAGTCTTACAGGACTTAGAAGAGTTCTTCTGTAAGTTGAGCTCCATACAAGCGACGAAAGTGAAGTGTTAGTCAAGATTGAAGCTAAGGTTGCTGTGGCAGCCATGGCCCCTCTCCTTTCCTTGGGGTTTTACTTCAAAGTTTGTGCCTTTTTGGGGTTTATCATCTCATTTTATCTGCAAAAAAACAAGGATGCTGATGCGATGGAGGAGTAAGAAGGAGAGGCGATGTCTAATGGGCTACTAACAATCAGTTGTTTTTTGTTGAGGCTTGGATTTGGGCTTTTGGTTCGGAAACTGATTCCTAAGGCCTaaagaaaagggataaaaaGGCAACTCCAATACGATAAAAGAATACTACCATCTTCCATCATGTAGACATTTCCCATTCTTTTATTAGATCAGACGCGAGGAGCAGAATCATATGCTTGCCAGTTGAGACCAATTCCTCGCGCCTGAAAGAATAGATGAAATGCGTATAAACTTAGAACatttaataaaattgaaatctgaaatttaaattttaaaaattaagtgTTGAAACTATTAAGTTGCTAAATTATTTAAGTTATATCTATTTGATAACTACTTGGATTATAATACTAAATTAAAATAATGCATAAATATTGTGTGCACGTGTGtgtgagagaaaaagaaaatatttatgTGTGCACGCATAAATATTGATAACTACTTGGAtttcttatttgtttatttggagaaaaagaaaaatgtgtgtacgtgtgtgtgagagagagaaaataataaaacaattTAAAGGTGATATTTAAATGTTtgtatttgtgtgtgtgtgagagtgTGTGTATGCATGTGTATTGAAcataaagaaaacaaatataTACCATATGCAAGAATATTACGAGAGTCTGTTATGTGTCTCAGATAGGGATGTAATTGAGTTGAATCGAGCGCGAATATCGACTCGACAGTAGAGAGGTACTGTTCGAGTGAGCAGCAGAAATAGAGGTCGAACTCGAACTTGAAGAATGGTTCGAAAATTGAGATCGACTCGATTATGGTCGATTTTCTTGCGAGTATCATCGAGTTCGAGTACTTGACTCAACTGAAAGAGTAATTATGGTAATTTATACAACTCTCAAACCTAAAAGAGTAAAATTGTAATaacaaaatatataatttttaattaattactttGTGTTCGATAAGGCTCGACAAGCTATCGAGTTTGAAAAATCAATACTTGAAC contains:
- the LOC140014766 gene encoding RNA pseudouridine synthase 6, chloroplastic produces the protein MAATATLASILTNTSLSSLVWSSTYRRTLLSPVRLVCRLASNHFWTENYQKNSNFITWDSRARSRYRSFSCQSTASSNVDSTPDSVSSNGFRKYGRLLPCPSENGPPRVEHLVVKEGGPVLDYISNSLDLPPLFVADLIHFGAVYYALVCPKPPPSATPEQIKTYKEVTAPSVLKNRASVKGKTVREAQKTYRITRADEFVEAGTYLRVHVHPKRFPRCYEIDWRSRIVAITESYVILDKPAGTSVGGTTDNIEESCATFATRALGLTSPLMTTHQIDNCTEGCVVLARTKEYCSVFHGKIREKKVKKLYLALAAAPVPVGVITHYMRPINIAPRLVSEESVDGWHLCQLEVLECKKVAWPTSMTERRYSIEDCGWPPQDFAYECKVNLLTGRTHQIRAQLAACGAPIVGDSMYLPAAVAEIVNPRLNPFRKNSKKYANETDKAQAIEEWIAQHGKEPAVAIGLQACQILWDNGEHFYEAGTPWWR